A portion of the Methanofollis sp. genome contains these proteins:
- a CDS encoding thioredoxin domain-containing protein, with protein MAEERAHLKVNRLVREKSPYLLQHAYNLVDWYPWEEEAFERAKNEDKPIFLSIGYSTCHWCHVMARESFEDPEVARLMNETFVSIKVDREERPDIDAVYMQACLALTGRGGWPLSIIMTPEKLPFFAATYIPKTSRFDTTGMLDLVPKVRDLWTERRDEVRSSAGEVAAALKVALQESAGGEKPGMALVHRAFRNLEREYDRDHGGFGHAPKFPSPHVLIFLIRYWQATGEKMALEMAVKTLTEVRRGGVFDQIGFGVHRYATDDAWALPHFEKMLYDQAMLALACTEAFEATRNPACRRTADEVIAYVLRDLASPEGAFYTAEDAESEGVEGRFYLWTAPEVREVAGSDDGDLFAAAYALGERAPARVPQIGVNVPHRAGTTAEIARHAGITEEECAGRLEEVRKALLTARAGRIRPHRDEKILLDWNALMVAALARAGRVFGEERYTDAALRALAFLRAHLRDADGRLFHRYSGGETAIPAMLDDHAYLLWALNEIYQTTSDPAVLKEACEVADRMIAGFADTTGGGFFFAPEGGEELLFRQKDAYDGAMPSGNAVALQNLLVLSRLTGESRYEEVVAEGFSAFSGRAAKNTSASIWYLAALLSAVTPSYEVVIAGEREDTVTGAMLNVVRGFYIPNLTLVLRDDENAGVLADIAPHTARLTPIRGGTTAYLCRERLCEQPVQDAAALKELLRVDSHAGKYYMAYAQGMR; from the coding sequence ATGGCCGAGGAGAGAGCGCATCTGAAAGTGAACAGACTGGTCCGGGAAAAAAGTCCGTACCTGCTGCAGCACGCCTACAACCTGGTGGACTGGTACCCCTGGGAAGAAGAGGCTTTTGAGCGGGCGAAAAATGAGGATAAACCGATATTTCTCTCGATAGGGTATTCCACCTGCCACTGGTGCCATGTGATGGCCCGTGAGTCCTTTGAAGACCCTGAGGTCGCACGACTGATGAACGAGACATTTGTCTCCATCAAGGTGGACCGTGAGGAGAGGCCGGACATTGACGCCGTGTACATGCAGGCCTGCCTCGCCCTCACCGGGCGGGGAGGATGGCCGCTTTCGATCATCATGACCCCTGAGAAACTCCCCTTCTTTGCGGCCACCTATATCCCGAAGACGTCACGCTTCGACACGACCGGGATGCTCGACCTCGTCCCAAAGGTCAGGGATCTCTGGACCGAAAGGAGGGACGAGGTCCGTTCCTCTGCCGGAGAGGTCGCCGCCGCCCTTAAGGTCGCCTTGCAGGAGAGCGCTGGTGGGGAAAAACCTGGCATGGCACTCGTCCACCGCGCCTTCAGGAACCTGGAGCGGGAGTACGACCGGGACCATGGCGGTTTTGGCCATGCCCCAAAGTTTCCTTCCCCTCATGTCCTCATCTTCCTCATCAGGTACTGGCAGGCGACAGGGGAGAAGATGGCCCTTGAAATGGCAGTAAAGACTCTGACTGAGGTCCGCAGGGGGGGTGTCTTCGACCAGATCGGTTTCGGCGTCCACCGCTATGCCACCGACGATGCGTGGGCCCTTCCACATTTCGAGAAGATGCTCTACGACCAGGCGATGCTCGCCCTTGCCTGCACGGAGGCCTTCGAGGCGACGCGCAACCCGGCGTGCCGGCGGACGGCAGACGAGGTCATCGCCTATGTGCTCCGCGACCTCGCCTCGCCTGAGGGTGCGTTCTATACGGCCGAGGATGCGGAGAGCGAGGGGGTCGAGGGGAGGTTCTATCTCTGGACGGCACCCGAGGTGCGTGAGGTTGCAGGATCAGACGACGGCGACCTCTTTGCCGCGGCCTATGCACTCGGTGAGAGAGCTCCGGCCCGGGTGCCGCAGATCGGCGTGAATGTCCCGCACAGGGCAGGGACGACCGCAGAGATCGCACGGCACGCCGGCATCACGGAGGAAGAGTGTGCCGGACGACTTGAAGAGGTGCGAAAGGCGCTGCTCACGGCGCGGGCCGGGCGGATACGGCCGCACAGGGATGAAAAGATCCTCCTCGACTGGAATGCCCTGATGGTCGCCGCCCTTGCACGGGCCGGAAGAGTCTTTGGAGAGGAGAGGTACACCGACGCCGCGCTGCGTGCCCTGGCATTTCTCCGGGCGCACCTCCGTGACGCGGACGGGCGACTCTTCCACAGGTACAGCGGCGGCGAGACGGCCATTCCCGCCATGCTCGACGACCACGCCTATCTGCTCTGGGCCCTGAACGAGATCTACCAGACGACATCCGACCCTGCCGTCCTGAAGGAGGCCTGCGAAGTCGCCGACAGGATGATCGCCGGGTTCGCCGACACCACAGGGGGAGGATTTTTCTTCGCACCTGAAGGCGGCGAAGAACTCCTCTTCAGGCAGAAAGACGCGTACGACGGGGCGATGCCGTCTGGCAACGCGGTGGCGCTCCAGAACCTCCTTGTCCTCTCACGGCTGACCGGGGAGAGCAGGTACGAAGAGGTCGTGGCCGAAGGCTTCAGCGCGTTCTCGGGCAGAGCCGCAAAAAACACGTCCGCGTCGATATGGTACCTGGCAGCGCTTCTCTCCGCGGTCACGCCTTCCTACGAGGTCGTTATCGCCGGAGAACGAGAGGATACGGTGACAGGAGCGATGCTCAACGTCGTTCGCGGCTTCTACATCCCGAACCTCACCCTTGTCCTCAGGGACGATGAGAACGCCGGCGTGCTTGCCGATATCGCCCCCCATACTGCCCGGCTCACACCCATCAGGGGAGGTACGACTGCGTATCTCTGCCGGGAGCGGCTCTGTGAACAACCGGTGCAGGACGCCGCCGCCCTGAAAGAACTGCTCCGCGTGGACAGTCACGCGGGAAAATATTATATGGCATATGCCCAGGGTATGCGTTGA
- a CDS encoding NCS2 family permease, protein MTENVLERYFRLKKHGTTVHREVVAGLVTFMTMAYIIVVNPAILQAAGMPFGPAMVATILSAIFGTAIMGIYANRPFAIAPYMGENAFVAYTVVGVLGYSWQTALGAVFISGVLLTLLTLTKWRSIMTEAVPNNLKISFAVGIGFFITFIGLVNSGIVVLGIEGAPVHVGALNSAPVALAIFGVLLIAALMIRKVKGAILFGILATALIAFLTGIATPPEAIYSMPPDVSEVFLQLDVFGALTWGFFAVILTMFTMDFLDTMGTLIGASAKAGFLDENGNLPEIEKPFLADSLATVFGAVAGTTTTGTFIESAAGIEAGGRTGLTALVVAALFGLGLFFSPLFGAIPAAATGPALIIVGLLMMAPIRGLDFQDYAESIPAFAVIVLMSFTYNLGVGLCAGFVLFPLFKIVQGKIEDVKPAAWVLFVLCLLFFIFYPY, encoded by the coding sequence ATGACAGAAAATGTTCTTGAACGCTATTTCAGGCTCAAAAAACACGGAACAACAGTACACCGTGAGGTCGTCGCCGGCCTCGTCACCTTCATGACAATGGCGTACATCATCGTCGTGAACCCGGCCATCCTCCAGGCCGCAGGCATGCCCTTCGGCCCTGCGATGGTCGCCACGATCCTCTCGGCCATCTTCGGCACCGCGATCATGGGCATCTATGCGAACCGTCCCTTTGCAATCGCCCCCTATATGGGAGAGAACGCCTTTGTCGCTTACACCGTCGTCGGCGTCCTCGGCTACTCCTGGCAGACCGCCCTTGGCGCCGTCTTCATCTCGGGCGTGCTCCTGACCCTGCTCACCCTGACGAAGTGGCGGTCGATCATGACCGAGGCCGTGCCCAATAACCTCAAGATCAGTTTTGCCGTCGGCATCGGCTTTTTCATCACCTTCATCGGCCTGGTGAACTCCGGGATTGTCGTCCTCGGCATCGAGGGTGCGCCTGTCCATGTCGGTGCGCTCAACTCCGCGCCCGTCGCCCTTGCGATCTTCGGCGTCCTCCTGATCGCCGCACTCATGATCCGGAAGGTGAAGGGCGCCATCCTCTTCGGCATCCTGGCCACCGCCCTCATCGCCTTCCTCACCGGCATCGCCACGCCCCCCGAGGCCATCTACAGCATGCCGCCCGACGTTTCGGAGGTCTTCCTCCAGCTCGACGTCTTCGGCGCCCTGACCTGGGGATTCTTTGCGGTCATCCTCACGATGTTCACGATGGACTTCCTGGACACGATGGGGACGCTCATCGGCGCCTCGGCAAAGGCAGGTTTCCTGGACGAGAACGGAAACCTCCCTGAGATCGAGAAGCCCTTCCTTGCCGACTCCCTGGCGACAGTCTTTGGCGCCGTCGCCGGCACGACCACGACAGGCACCTTCATCGAGTCCGCGGCTGGCATCGAGGCAGGCGGCAGGACCGGCCTGACCGCCCTTGTGGTGGCGGCCCTTTTCGGTCTCGGCCTCTTCTTCTCGCCGCTCTTCGGGGCGATCCCCGCGGCGGCGACAGGGCCGGCACTCATCATCGTCGGCCTCCTCATGATGGCGCCGATCCGGGGCCTGGACTTCCAGGACTATGCTGAGAGCATCCCGGCCTTTGCGGTCATCGTCCTGATGAGTTTCACCTACAACCTCGGGGTAGGGCTCTGTGCGGGTTTTGTCCTCTTCCCGCTCTTCAAAATCGTGCAGGGAAAGATCGAGGACGTCAAGCCCGCAGCATGGGTGCTCTTCGTCCTCTGTCTGCTCTTCTTTATCTTCTACCCCTACTAA
- a CDS encoding fasciclin domain-containing protein has translation MNTIYGGIACVVLVVAVMICGCTGQQPAVTPTPTSLTTVPTTETTVPVMGNETIKATETTATETTAATTETAAVNTTGPAAEKDIIETATEAGTFTTLLTAIETAGLTETLKGDGPFTVFAPPDEAFAGLPAGTLDAVLSNETELTRVLTYHVVPGTYTAADLAGTDNLTTLSGATLTVSTDGGVKVDGATVVTADIQAKNGVIHVIDTVMLPP, from the coding sequence TTGAACACGATCTATGGGGGGATAGCATGTGTCGTGCTCGTCGTTGCCGTCATGATCTGCGGCTGTACCGGACAGCAACCGGCAGTCACGCCGACACCGACGTCGCTGACGACCGTACCGACAACGGAAACGACAGTCCCTGTTATGGGGAATGAGACGATAAAGGCGACGGAAACCACAGCAACAGAAACGACTGCGGCGACAACGGAGACGGCGGCCGTCAATACGACCGGACCGGCCGCGGAGAAGGACATCATCGAAACGGCGACAGAAGCAGGAACATTTACCACGCTGCTGACGGCGATCGAGACCGCAGGCCTCACCGAGACTCTGAAGGGCGACGGGCCGTTCACGGTCTTTGCACCGCCTGATGAGGCCTTCGCCGGACTCCCGGCAGGGACGCTCGACGCCGTACTCTCGAACGAGACAGAACTTACCAGGGTGCTGACCTACCATGTGGTGCCGGGCACCTACACTGCCGCCGACCTCGCCGGAACCGATAACCTGACGACCCTGTCAGGTGCGACCCTTACCGTCTCCACAGACGGCGGGGTGAAGGTGGACGGCGCCACGGTCGTGACCGCCGACATCCAGGCGAAAAACGGTGTCATCCATGTCATCGACACCGTTATGCTGCCCCCATAA